From the genome of Chroococcidiopsis sp. SAG 2025:
AGTGAGAGTTGAAGGCTTTCATGTCTTTCTAGGGCAGGTGGACTGGCTAGGGGATCGCCGACGACCAGATACCACTCGTAGGTGCGGGAATGATGCAGGGGTTGTCCAAAATTTTGCTTGAGGTAGAAAAAGCTTGTCTTCGTCCGTGAAATACTGATTGACGATACTGAGAAGCCAATAAGAGTTGATTTCTAAAGGGAAGATTAAGTAGCTGCCAACCGTCGGGTCATGAGCCGAATCAAAGAACCATAAATCATGCTCTCACTATTTTCACAATGCAGTTCGTAATCTTTACTCAAGCGACGATAGCGATTGAGCTATACCATTGCGTTCGTTCGACAATCCATCGCTTCGGCAAGATTTCAAATGTTTTGGCAATCCGTTCAATCACTTCCACCCTGGCTCCACAAATCTGTTGTACCACTCGTGCGAAGTTCTCGCCACTGTACCCTTGGTCTACCCAAACCACCTCAGTGGCGGATAATTCCTCGCCCACTTCAGCTAAAATAGTCGCTGCCCCTAAGCGCTCTGACAAATTCGCTTCACTCACTAAAATGCCAATCACCAGCCCTGGAGAATCTACGACTAAGTGCCGCTTCCGTCCTTTGACGAGCTTGCCACCGTCGAAGCCGTAGACCTCCCCCTTTTTTCCGTGGTCTTCACCGACTGAGAATCAGCCATCGCCACAGTTGATTTTTCGGCTCGTCCCATTTGAGTTCGGAGCTTATGCCTGAGATGGTCGTGGATCTGCTGCCATACGCCCTTTTGTTGCCATTTCTGAAAGTATTTGTCGACCGTCTGGTGCGGTGGCAGATCGTGGGGCAACATTTCCCATTGACAGCCACTGCGTTGCACATAGAAGATGGCGTTAAGGATTTCGCGTAAATCCACTGTGCGAGGATGCCCAAAGCCTTTGGGTTCTGGGAGCAAGGGACGAATGATTGCCCATTCTGCATCGCTCAGATCGCTCGGATACAGTTTGCGTTGAGGATCGATCGCTTGAGGCAATTGGCTCATGGATAGCTAGAAAACGCCACATCTTTACCGTAAAAGACTTTTGCCTCGTTTCTTGTTTGATTTAGATTCTCTTTAGAAATCAGCTCTTATATAAATTATTTCACAAAGCTCTGTTTACCAAAGAATATATTAATTTTTTAAAGCAACTAGATATCATTCACTACATAGGCGGAGGATATCTCAACGAACGTTGGTTAGAGGTAATTATTTACGAATACATAACTATTAGCTTAGCACGTAGTTTCAATCCTAAAATAAAAGTTATTGGGACGGGATTAGGATTGGGACCTTTTAAAAGTAGAGCTAGTCTCGTAATTCTTAAGCTTTTCGCCAGAAAATTTCATTATTTATTTGTCAGAGAGATAGCATCTTTATCGATAGTTAAAAATTTAAAAATTGACGTAAATACTAAAGTTTTAGGCGACGATGTTATTTTGCTTTTACCTATACTCACTCGGTTAAAATTAGAGCAACGTAATTACAATCGTAGTTCAAATTCTATTACAGCTATTAATCTAAAATCTTTTCCAGACTATAACTACAATCTAATTAAACTCAGTTTAGAAACCTATCTTAAACAGTTGCTAGACGATCGAAGTTCTCAACCAGAATACTTTTGTTTTGGTAGAGAACCTGGTCCAGGCGATCGCAACTTACTCGAAATCCTCGATCGCTATTATCAAGATAGTTTAGTTGTTCGCGATCCTTATGAAGAGGGATGGCGCAGTTTTTTAAGTCGCTTGGCTGGCGCTCGTGTAGGAATTGGTTGTGCTTACCACTTCAATATAATTCTAGCTCTGTTTGATATCCCTACTATCGGAATTTATTCTGGGAGTTATTACAAACAAAAAATAGTAGGAGTTATGCAACTCTTGAGCCAAGAGACACTCGTATTATCGCTCGATGAGTTGGGATTGGAAAAAGATTTAGCCGAGGTTGTCAATGTAGCGATTAATGCTCATACATCAGGAAAAAATAAATTAGAGCAGATGTATACAGCTATGAAGCGGGAATATGTAAATGCTTATACGAAGTTATGTCAAGACTAATTATCGTAATACTACTTGCAGGTTAGCAAAACTACAAGCAGGCTAACAAAACTCATAATAGAATACACAAATCCTTTGAATGTAAGATACTCAGCTTCACGATGATTTAGAGTGAGATCGGCTTCGACAAATACTAATGCAGATGCTAGCCCGAAACAAATACCATTAATTGTAAATCCAATCAGGAAACCATTAGACCAAAAATCACATTTCGTTAGCATTAAAAGTTTCTCAACATCTTATAAAT
Proteins encoded in this window:
- a CDS encoding polysaccharide pyruvyl transferase family protein is translated as MNFLKQLDIIHYIGGGYLNERWLEVIIYEYITISLARSFNPKIKVIGTGLGLGPFKSRASLVILKLFARKFHYLFVREIASLSIVKNLKIDVNTKVLGDDVILLLPILTRLKLEQRNYNRSSNSITAINLKSFPDYNYNLIKLSLETYLKQLLDDRSSQPEYFCFGREPGPGDRNLLEILDRYYQDSLVVRDPYEEGWRSFLSRLAGARVGIGCAYHFNIILALFDIPTIGIYSGSYYKQKIVGVMQLLSQETLVLSLDELGLEKDLAEVVNVAINAHTSGKNKLEQMYTAMKREYVNAYTKLCQD